Proteins encoded within one genomic window of Microbacterium sp. zg-B185:
- a CDS encoding ParA family protein has product MTEFSRTHIVAIANQKGGVGKTTVTMHLGAVLSRRCRVLVVDVDPQRSTAWWAENARDRLPFDFAGYQSPAILAQLPELRAEYDFVLFDTPGGLEATPLLETVLDAADYVVVPMTPERLAVEPTARTVSRLIEPRRVRYGVLLNRINPRSPTQLRTFQHLLDTTFGIARFDGHLRQYQAHAEAPVLGQLVTTTPPTGRTAGYIADLTRVGYELSDQFSPLLAGVW; this is encoded by the coding sequence ATGACCGAGTTCTCGCGTACCCACATCGTCGCGATCGCCAACCAGAAGGGTGGAGTGGGGAAGACGACGGTCACGATGCACCTCGGGGCGGTCCTATCCCGCCGGTGCCGGGTGCTGGTGGTCGATGTGGATCCGCAGCGATCGACCGCGTGGTGGGCGGAGAACGCGCGCGACAGGTTGCCGTTCGATTTCGCCGGCTACCAGTCACCGGCAATCCTCGCCCAGTTGCCGGAGCTGAGGGCGGAGTACGACTTCGTCCTGTTCGACACACCAGGCGGCCTCGAGGCCACGCCGCTCCTGGAAACGGTGCTGGATGCGGCCGATTATGTCGTGGTCCCCATGACGCCCGAGCGCTTGGCGGTGGAGCCGACTGCGCGGACGGTCTCCCGGCTGATCGAGCCCCGCCGTGTGCGGTACGGCGTGCTGCTGAACCGCATCAACCCGCGCAGCCCCACCCAGTTGCGCACCTTCCAGCACCTGCTGGACACCACCTTCGGGATTGCACGGTTCGACGGGCATCTGCGGCAGTACCAGGCTCATGCGGAGGCACCGGTTCTCGGGCAGCTGGTCACCACAACGCCGCCTACCGGACGCACAGCCGGCTACATCGCCGACCTCACCCGAGTCGGGTACGAGCTGAGCGACCAGTTCTCCCCGCTCCTCGCCGGTGTGT
- a CDS encoding MFS transporter, whose protein sequence is MSLTLDAQQRLVVWIAALASFVAFLDGTVVNVALPAISRELGGGLTTQQWTVDAYLITLSALILLAGSASDAFGRILVMRIGLIGFGIASIAIAAAPDPLFLIIARAAQGAAGAFLVPSSLALITSTIRGPLQGKAIGLWTALTTSAMVAGPLIGGLFVDLLSWRFVFLINVIPIAITLWLLTRLQAHDVRNPGTRIDWLGGAMCTFGLGAAVFALIEQPNLGWAAPGIWIPLVAGILLFGAFLVRQQTTSTPILPLSLFKIRNFWTGNVATFFVYGALSLNGFVVAVYLQQGAGLPATLAGLASIPTTILMILLSSRMGALAGKWGPRLFMTIGPILMGIGALLLLTVNEQFDYWTQVLPSMIVFGLGLATTVSPLTAAILGSVDTGRSGIASAVNNAVARVAGLLVIAMLAAIVGGSLDLAGFHRAAIVTAVMMAVGGLISYAGIRNGTPQPDAPSSAESTVK, encoded by the coding sequence GTGAGCCTCACTTTGGACGCGCAGCAGCGCCTCGTCGTCTGGATCGCCGCACTGGCCTCGTTCGTGGCGTTCCTGGACGGCACCGTCGTGAACGTGGCCCTGCCCGCCATCAGCCGGGAACTGGGCGGTGGCCTGACCACTCAGCAGTGGACGGTCGACGCCTACCTCATCACGCTCAGCGCGCTGATCCTGCTCGCCGGGTCGGCCAGCGACGCGTTCGGCCGCATCCTGGTGATGCGGATCGGACTGATCGGGTTCGGCATCGCCTCGATCGCGATCGCGGCGGCGCCCGATCCGCTCTTCCTGATCATCGCGCGCGCCGCGCAGGGTGCCGCCGGCGCGTTCCTGGTGCCCAGCTCTCTCGCGCTGATCACCTCGACGATCCGCGGTCCGCTGCAGGGCAAGGCCATCGGACTGTGGACGGCTCTGACCACGAGCGCCATGGTCGCCGGGCCCCTGATCGGCGGCCTGTTCGTCGACCTGCTCTCGTGGCGGTTCGTGTTCCTGATCAACGTGATCCCGATCGCGATCACGCTCTGGCTGCTCACCCGCCTGCAGGCGCATGACGTCCGCAACCCCGGCACGCGCATCGACTGGCTCGGCGGCGCGATGTGCACGTTCGGCCTCGGTGCGGCCGTGTTCGCACTGATCGAACAGCCCAACCTGGGCTGGGCCGCGCCGGGGATCTGGATCCCGCTGGTGGCCGGCATCCTCCTGTTCGGTGCGTTCCTGGTGCGCCAGCAGACCACCTCGACACCGATCCTGCCTTTGAGTCTGTTCAAGATCCGCAACTTCTGGACCGGGAACGTCGCGACGTTCTTCGTCTACGGCGCCCTCTCGCTGAACGGCTTCGTGGTGGCCGTCTACCTTCAGCAGGGCGCCGGGCTGCCGGCCACCCTCGCCGGTCTGGCCAGCATCCCGACCACGATCCTGATGATCCTGCTCAGCTCGAGGATGGGAGCCCTCGCCGGCAAGTGGGGACCGCGTCTGTTCATGACGATCGGGCCGATCCTGATGGGAATCGGCGCTCTCCTGCTGCTGACCGTGAACGAGCAGTTCGACTATTGGACGCAGGTGCTGCCGAGCATGATCGTCTTCGGCCTGGGGCTGGCCACCACCGTCTCGCCGCTGACCGCCGCCATCCTCGGTTCGGTGGACACCGGCCGCTCCGGCATCGCCTCGGCGGTCAACAACGCCGTGGCCCGGGTCGCCGGCCTGCTCGTGATCGCGATGCTCGCCGCCATCGTCGGCGGCAGCCTGGACCTGGCCGGGTTCCACCGGGCAGCCATCGTCACGGCCGTCATGATGGCCGTCGGGGGCCTGATCTCCTACGCCGGCATCAGAAACGGGACGCCGCAGCCCGACGCCCCGTCCTCCGCCGAGTCGACGGTGAAATGA
- a CDS encoding MarR family winged helix-turn-helix transcriptional regulator has product METRDQSEAVVLSGLTRLMAQWSALALQARFVPDVGVTLDPVDIQPLYALGLSGQRRASELATELRVSRPTISKQLARLHAAGLITRHPDPTDGRAMIIALSDSGADVYAALVDSGLQMVRHIMADWPRDERRCLAELVQRFVATASAITHPADIPAPSRGPRDIPPSGGDPVGIPPTIANPATVHE; this is encoded by the coding sequence GTGGAAACGCGGGACCAGAGCGAGGCCGTCGTATTGTCGGGACTGACCCGGCTCATGGCACAGTGGTCCGCCCTTGCCCTCCAGGCGCGCTTCGTTCCCGACGTCGGTGTCACGCTCGACCCCGTGGACATCCAGCCGCTGTACGCCCTCGGGCTGAGCGGTCAGCGCCGGGCGAGCGAGTTGGCGACGGAACTGCGAGTCAGTCGTCCCACAATCAGCAAGCAGCTGGCGAGGCTCCACGCCGCCGGGTTGATCACCAGGCATCCCGATCCGACCGACGGACGCGCCATGATCATCGCCCTGTCCGATTCCGGAGCCGACGTGTACGCCGCGCTCGTCGACAGTGGACTTCAGATGGTCCGGCACATCATGGCGGACTGGCCCCGGGACGAGCGCCGCTGCCTGGCGGAACTGGTCCAGCGGTTCGTCGCCACGGCGAGCGCGATCACGCATCCCGCCGACATCCCCGCACCCAGTCGAGGCCCGCGCGACATCCCCCCGTCCGGCGGCGATCCCGTCGGCATCCCCCCGACGATCGCGAACCCCGCGACCGTCCACGAATGA
- a CDS encoding site-specific integrase, whose product MAQSQSATNVLRAHGILAAIFDTAVKDRSLAANPARDVGVPRKGKKGKAYLTHAQVELLARNAAEPTLVRFLAYTGLRWGEATALRIRHLDLGRRRASIEENAVMVNNTVIMGTPKTHKTRSVPLPAFLVQELRLRVQARHRDAYVFGDGAEPLRLPNSKDGWFAGAVRRAQQADPNVPRVTPHDLRHTAASLAVSAGANVKAVQRMLGHASAAMTLDTYSDLFDDDLDAVSEALDRARSRAI is encoded by the coding sequence ATGGCACAGAGCCAGAGCGCGACGAACGTACTCCGCGCGCATGGGATCCTCGCGGCCATCTTCGATACCGCAGTGAAGGACCGCAGCCTCGCCGCGAATCCGGCCCGCGACGTGGGTGTCCCCCGCAAGGGGAAGAAGGGCAAGGCATACCTCACCCACGCGCAAGTGGAACTCCTCGCCCGGAACGCAGCCGAGCCGACGCTCGTACGCTTCCTCGCGTACACCGGCCTGCGGTGGGGTGAAGCAACCGCGCTGCGCATACGGCACCTTGATCTTGGGCGAAGACGCGCCTCAATTGAGGAGAACGCGGTCATGGTGAACAACACCGTGATCATGGGCACCCCCAAAACGCACAAGACGCGATCGGTGCCACTGCCCGCGTTCCTGGTCCAGGAACTGCGCCTACGCGTCCAAGCCCGCCACCGGGACGCCTATGTCTTCGGCGACGGGGCAGAACCACTCCGGTTGCCCAACTCGAAAGATGGGTGGTTCGCTGGCGCCGTGCGCCGAGCGCAGCAGGCCGATCCCAACGTGCCCCGGGTGACGCCGCACGATCTCCGCCACACCGCCGCATCACTAGCAGTCAGCGCCGGCGCGAACGTGAAGGCCGTGCAGCGCATGCTCGGCCACGCCAGCGCCGCAATGACACTCGACACCTACAGCGACCTCTTCGACGACGACCTGGACGCCGTATCGGAAGCCCTGGACCGAGCACGCTCCCGCGCGATCTGA
- a CDS encoding SDR family oxidoreductase, with protein sequence MTRTYVITGSASGIGAATAAILRDRGERVIGIDLRDTDIEADLSTPEGRADAAARAMELAESIDAVIACAGISAPIPKTISVNYFGVTELLTALLPALARSQAPRAAVVSSMASLQPNSPDMVEAALAGDEPKALEIAAALAAQGPQVGYLVYPSSKRALSRWVRRESITPAWAGAGIPLNAVAPGTVVTPMTAGLLSTPEGQAMVDAAVPMPLNGHQSPESIAYLLIWLTSVENTHLAGQVIYDDGGADVTLRGDDIWSWADSR encoded by the coding sequence ATGACGCGTACGTATGTCATCACCGGATCCGCATCCGGAATCGGAGCCGCGACCGCGGCGATTCTCCGCGACCGCGGCGAGCGGGTGATCGGCATCGATCTGCGGGACACCGACATCGAAGCCGACCTGTCGACCCCGGAGGGCCGCGCGGACGCGGCAGCCCGCGCGATGGAACTGGCCGAGAGCATTGACGCGGTGATCGCGTGCGCCGGAATCTCCGCGCCGATCCCCAAGACCATCTCGGTGAACTACTTCGGCGTCACCGAGCTCCTGACTGCACTGCTTCCCGCGCTCGCCCGCTCCCAGGCGCCTCGCGCGGCCGTGGTGTCCTCGATGGCCTCGCTGCAGCCGAACTCCCCCGACATGGTCGAGGCAGCCCTCGCCGGCGATGAGCCGAAGGCCCTCGAGATCGCGGCCGCGCTGGCTGCTCAGGGGCCGCAGGTCGGCTACCTGGTCTACCCGTCGTCCAAGCGCGCGCTGTCGCGCTGGGTGCGCCGTGAGTCGATCACCCCCGCGTGGGCGGGCGCGGGCATCCCGCTGAACGCCGTCGCACCGGGCACAGTGGTCACCCCGATGACGGCAGGGCTGCTCAGTACGCCGGAGGGTCAGGCGATGGTGGATGCCGCGGTCCCCATGCCGCTGAACGGCCACCAGTCGCCCGAATCCATCGCCTACCTGCTCATCTGGCTAACGAGCGTGGAGAACACCCACCTCGCCGGCCAGGTCATCTACGACGACGGCGGCGCGGATGTGACCCTGCGCGGCGATGACATCTGGTCGTGGGCAGACTCACGCTGA
- a CDS encoding helix-turn-helix domain-containing protein — MSSTTNPAEPVLSKWLLKPEDVVQLIPGLSVKLLAQWRYERRGPRYYKVGRIVLYPFEDLEQWFEAQVGASGSER; from the coding sequence ATGTCCAGCACGACCAACCCGGCGGAGCCGGTTCTGAGCAAGTGGCTGCTGAAGCCCGAGGACGTTGTGCAGTTGATTCCGGGGCTCAGCGTGAAACTCCTGGCCCAGTGGCGCTACGAGCGAAGAGGCCCGCGGTACTACAAGGTCGGACGGATCGTGCTGTACCCGTTCGAGGACCTCGAGCAGTGGTTCGAGGCCCAGGTCGGCGCGAGTGGATCGGAAAGATGA